In Nymphaea colorata isolate Beijing-Zhang1983 chromosome 5, ASM883128v2, whole genome shotgun sequence, one genomic interval encodes:
- the LOC116254281 gene encoding pyrophosphate-energized vacuolar membrane proton pump 1-like has translation MVAVMASSVLLGETLTQILIPAAALVGIGFALLQWFLVSKVKVSPELDGVTNNGYSDRLIEDEEENVDAADVITKCADIQTAISVGATSFLFTEYKYLGYFMSIFGVIIFLFLGSVKGFSTQSEACTYNPSKLCKPALANAVFSTVAFWLGALTSVLSGFLGMKIATFANARTTLEARKGVGKAFIIAFRSGAVMGFLLAANGLLVLYISINLFRLYYGDDWEGLYESITGYGLGGSSMALFGRVGGGIYTKAADVGADLVGKVERNIPEDDPRNPAVIADNVGDNVGDIAGMGSDLFGSYAESTCAALFVASISSFGTSHDYSAMSYPLIISSMGIVVCLITTLFATDIFEIKNVSEIEPSLKRQLLISTVLMTVGIAAVSLVSLPSEFTLFNFGTTKTVKNWYLFFCVSIGLWAGLAIGYTTEYYTSNAYSPVQDVADSCRTGAATNVIFGLALGYKSVIIPIFAIAIAIYVSFSLAAMYGIAVAALGMLSTIATGLAIDAYGPISDNAGGIAEMAGMSHKIRDRTDALDAAGNTTAAIGKGFAIGSAALVSLALFGAFVSRAGIEAVDVLTPKVFIGLIVGAMLPYWFSAMTMKSVGSAALKMVEEVRRQFNSIPGLMEGRAKPDYATCVKISTDASLKEMVPPGALVMLTPLIAGTFFGVETLAGVLAGSLVSGVQVAISASNTGGAWDNAKKYIEAGRSDHARSLGPKGSDPHKAAVIGDTIGDPLKDTSGPSLNILIKLMAVESLVFAPFFAAHGGILFKWL, from the exons ATGGTTGCTGTGATGGCTAGCTCGGTATTACTGGGAGAAACGCTGACGCAGATCCTAATACCAGCTGCAGCGCTTGTTGGTATTGGGTTTGCTTTGTTACAATGGTTTCTGGTGTCGAAGGTCAAGGTGTCTCCTGAACTAGATGGAGTGACCAATAATGGCTACAGCGACAGATTGATCGAGGATGAAGAGGAGAATGTTGATGCAGCTGATGTTATCACCAAGTGTGCTGATATTCAGACTGCAATCTCAGTTG GTGCAACTTCATTTTTGTTCACTGAGTACAAGTATCTGGGCTACTTCATGTCTATTTTTGGTGTAatcatctttctcttcctcGGATCTGTTAAGGGATTCAGCACACAGAGTGAAGCTTGCACTTATAATCCTTCAAAGCTCTGCAAACCTGCTTTAGCAAACGCTGTTTTCAGTACTGTTGCATTTTGGCTTGGTGCTTTGACATCTGTTCTCTCTGGTTTCCTCGGAATGAAGATTGCTACATTTGCTAATGCAAGAACAACTCTGGAAGCAAGAAAAGGTGTTGGAAAGGCATTCATTATTGCCTTCCGTTCTGGTGCTGTGATGGGTTTCTTGTTGGCAGCCAATGGGCTTCTTGTCCTGTATATTTCAATCAATCTCTTCAGGCTGTACTATGGTGATGATTGGGAAGGGCTTTATGAATCTATTACTGGTTATGGTTTAGGTGGTTCCTCCATGGCACTGTTTGGAAGAGTTGGAGGTGGTATATATACCAAAGCTGCAGATGTTGGTGCTGATCTTGTAggaaaagttgaaagaaatatCCCTGAAGATGACCCACGAAACCCCGCT GTTATTGCAGACAATGTAGGTGACAATGTTGGGGATATTGCTGGAATGGGTTCGGACTTGTTCGGGTCTTATGCAGAGTCAACATGTGCAGCACTTTTTGTTGCCTCCATCTCTTCATTTGGCACCAGCCACGACTATTCTGCCATGTCCTACCCTCTAATCATCAGTTCAATGGGGATTGTGGTTTGCCTGATAACTACACTTTTTGCAACTGACATCTTTGAGATCAAGAATGTTTCAGAGATAGAACCTTCACTGAAAAGACAGCTTCTTATCTCAACTGTCCTGATGACTGTGGGCATTGCTGCAGTGAGCCTTGTATCTCTGCCATCAGAATTTACCCTCTTCAATTTTGGTACTACAAAGACAGTAAAGAACTG GTACCTGTTTTTCTGCGTGTCAATTGGGTTATGGGCAGGCCTTGCCATTGGATATACAACTGAATACTATACCAGCAATGCTTACAG CCCAGTGCAGGATGTGGCTGACTCATGCAGGACAGGCGCAGCTACTAATGTTATCTTTGGCCTGGCTTTGGGGTACAAATCTGTGATAATTCCCATATTTGCGATTGCCATCGCCATATATGTGAGCTTCAGCTTGGCGGCTATGTATGGAATTGCAGTAGCTGCTCTAGGAATGCTCAGCACTATTGCAACAGGTCTTGCAATCGATGCATATGGGCCCATTAGTGATAATGCTGGAGGTATTGCAGAAATGGCAGGGATGAGCCACAAAATCCGTGACAGAACAGATGCTCTTGATGCCGCTGGAAACACTACTGCTGCCATTGGCAAG GGATTTGCCATTGGATCTGCTGCACTTGTTTCTCTTGCTCTGTTTGGGGCCTTCGTCAGTCGGGCTGGAATAGAGGCAGTTGATGTATTAACTCCTAAGGTCTTTATTGGACTAATTGTTGGTGCCATGCTTCCATACTGGTTTTCAGCCATGACCATGAAAAGTGTAGGTAGTGCAGCTCTAAAAATGGTTGAAGAAGTCCGCAGACAGTTCAATTCTATTCCTGGCCTCATGGAAGGTAGAGCAAAACCTGATTATGCGACTTGTGTGAAGATATCTACCGATGCTTCATTAAAAGAGATGGTACCTCCTGGTGCACTGGTCATGCTTACACCATTGATTGCTGGTACATTCTTTGGTGTGGAAACCTTGGCAGGAGTACTTGCCGGCTCGCTTGTGTCTGGTGTACAG GTTGCTATATCGGCTTCTAATACTGGTGGTGCTTGGGATAATGCGAAAAAATACATTGAG GCTGGGCGATCAGATCATGCACGCTCACTGGGTCCAAAGGGATCTGATCCACACAAGGCAGCAGTCATTGGTGACACGATTGGTGATCCTCTCAAGGACACATCAGGACCATCCTTGAACATCTTAATCAAGCTCATGGCAGTTGAGTCGCTTGTCTTTGCACCATTTTTTGCTGCGCATGGAGGAATTCTCTTCAAGTGGCTGTAA